Proteins encoded in a region of the Streptomyces sp. NBC_00258 genome:
- a CDS encoding ROK family transcriptional regulator produces MKRTSRDIRTANRYGVLRQIIAHSPTSRQELAAATGLSLATIATLVGELLDLGMLTEVGFEDSAGGRPRGLVAVNASGGALIGVDIAETYVRVELFDLALSVLARADEDMRPGEIRPEQVVGHVASAVGSVVAQAGIEGARVLGVGVSVPGQVDREAGVSEYAPNWDWHDVPLLDLLAEHIAYPLYLDNPLRACAVAELWFGAARGRGDAVVVNLGTGVGAGLVLGGGLHRGVSNSAGEWGHTTLVLDGRPCHCGNRGCVETYVGAPGIMLNLRESSPESTLLHPEDQTATINALARGVAAQDPVATEVVQETARYLGAAIADLVNLLNPEVIVLSSWVAASLGEPLLYEVREAVARHALRRPLASTEIVLSSIPTDPVCLGAATFALEGALSSVGLKPASGRTAVPRRTSPTRSRTAPSS; encoded by the coding sequence GTGAAGCGCACGTCACGCGACATCCGCACCGCGAACCGCTATGGGGTGCTGCGCCAGATCATCGCCCACTCGCCGACGTCCCGCCAGGAACTGGCGGCCGCCACCGGGCTGAGTCTGGCCACGATCGCCACGCTGGTCGGTGAGCTGCTCGACCTGGGGATGCTGACGGAGGTCGGGTTCGAGGACTCCGCGGGTGGCCGCCCGCGGGGCCTCGTGGCCGTCAACGCGTCGGGGGGCGCGTTGATCGGCGTCGACATCGCGGAGACCTACGTCCGGGTCGAGCTGTTCGACCTGGCGCTGAGCGTGCTGGCCCGCGCCGACGAGGACATGCGCCCCGGTGAGATCCGTCCGGAGCAGGTCGTCGGGCATGTCGCCTCGGCCGTCGGGTCGGTGGTCGCGCAGGCCGGTATCGAGGGCGCCCGGGTGCTCGGGGTCGGCGTCAGTGTGCCGGGCCAGGTGGACCGGGAGGCAGGTGTCTCGGAGTACGCGCCGAACTGGGACTGGCACGACGTGCCGCTGCTCGACCTGCTCGCCGAGCACATCGCGTATCCGCTGTATCTGGACAATCCGCTGCGCGCCTGCGCGGTCGCCGAGCTGTGGTTCGGGGCCGCGCGCGGGCGTGGGGACGCCGTGGTGGTGAATCTCGGGACGGGCGTCGGTGCCGGGCTCGTGCTGGGCGGCGGGTTGCACCGGGGTGTCAGCAACAGCGCCGGCGAGTGGGGGCACACCACGCTCGTGCTGGACGGGCGGCCGTGCCACTGCGGCAACCGCGGGTGCGTGGAGACGTATGTCGGGGCGCCCGGAATCATGCTGAATCTCCGCGAGTCGAGCCCGGAGAGCACCCTGCTGCACCCCGAGGACCAGACCGCGACGATCAACGCGCTCGCCCGCGGGGTCGCCGCGCAGGACCCGGTGGCTACCGAGGTGGTCCAGGAGACCGCGCGTTATCTCGGCGCCGCGATCGCCGACCTGGTGAACCTCCTCAACCCCGAGGTGATCGTGCTGAGCAGCTGGGTCGCGGCCTCGCTCGGCGAGCCGCTGCTCTACGAGGTCCGCGAGGCCGTGGCCCGGCACGCGCTGAGACGGCCGCTGGCCAGCACCGAGATCGTCCTCTCCTCCATTCCCACCGACCCCGTGTGCCTGGGCGCGGCGACGTTCGCGCTGGAGGGCGCGCTCAGCTCGGTGGGCCTGAAACCGGCGAGCGGCAGGACCGCCGTCCCGCGTCGCACCTCCCCCACGAGGAGCCGTACGGCGCCGTCTTCGTGA
- a CDS encoding ABC transporter substrate-binding protein, with amino-acid sequence MSALSNSNWDRRSVLRAAAGLAALGPLAACGGNTGREGGGSSGKGLVQYFHAYGEAGTQEAIKRYAKAYDEARVTTQWITGNNFESKLFSALLTDNAPDVFEFHPQLQMIKSGQVAPLDDIIAPVKDDFNPADIKSHTVDGKVYGVRMIDDPQFFYYRKSMLEKAGVGVPQTLEELAEAADKLTTDKVKGLFLGNNMVSTNYALVWAAGADQLNAKNEIAYHTDDVAAALKVYRKMFTSGHLLLDAPADYWDPSALVQGLTAIQWCGMWAMPVMQKALGDDLGIFPFPSAASGAKPAVYNGGWSMFVNAKGKNVDLAKEYVKWLWIDQKKYQEDWALSYGFHIPPRTSIAESATKLKSGLPAEGVKLFTDYGRFDNISWTQAMITALEEVIANSVRKGMDPEKALDAADKKVNLELKKLFG; translated from the coding sequence ATGTCGGCACTGAGCAACAGCAACTGGGACCGTCGATCCGTACTGCGAGCCGCGGCGGGACTCGCCGCACTGGGTCCGCTGGCCGCCTGTGGAGGCAACACCGGCCGTGAGGGCGGCGGCAGTTCGGGCAAGGGCCTGGTGCAGTACTTCCACGCGTACGGGGAGGCCGGGACGCAGGAGGCCATCAAGAGGTACGCGAAGGCCTACGACGAGGCCCGCGTGACCACCCAGTGGATCACGGGCAACAACTTCGAGAGCAAGCTGTTCTCGGCGCTGCTCACCGACAACGCGCCCGACGTCTTCGAGTTCCACCCGCAGCTTCAGATGATCAAGAGCGGCCAGGTGGCGCCGCTGGACGACATCATCGCCCCGGTCAAGGACGACTTCAATCCGGCCGACATCAAGTCCCACACGGTCGACGGCAAGGTCTACGGCGTCCGGATGATCGACGACCCGCAGTTCTTCTACTACCGCAAGTCGATGCTGGAGAAGGCGGGTGTGGGGGTGCCCCAGACCCTCGAAGAGCTCGCCGAGGCCGCCGACAAGCTCACCACCGACAAGGTCAAGGGCCTGTTCCTCGGCAACAACATGGTGTCGACGAACTACGCCCTGGTCTGGGCGGCCGGCGCCGACCAGCTCAACGCCAAGAACGAGATCGCGTACCACACCGACGACGTGGCGGCGGCGCTGAAGGTGTACCGCAAGATGTTCACCAGCGGCCACCTGCTCCTTGACGCCCCCGCCGACTACTGGGACCCGTCCGCGCTGGTCCAGGGTCTGACCGCCATCCAGTGGTGCGGCATGTGGGCGATGCCCGTGATGCAGAAGGCCCTCGGCGACGACCTCGGCATATTCCCCTTCCCCTCGGCCGCCTCCGGCGCCAAGCCCGCGGTCTACAACGGCGGCTGGTCCATGTTCGTCAACGCCAAGGGCAAGAACGTCGACCTGGCCAAGGAGTACGTGAAGTGGCTCTGGATCGACCAGAAGAAGTACCAGGAGGACTGGGCGCTCAGCTACGGCTTCCACATCCCGCCGCGCACCTCGATCGCCGAGTCCGCCACCAAGCTCAAGTCGGGCCTGCCCGCTGAGGGCGTCAAGCTCTTCACCGACTACGGGCGCTTCGACAACATCTCCTGGACCCAGGCGATGATCACCGCGCTCGAAGAAGTGATCGCCAACTCCGTCCGCAAGGGCATGGACCCGGAGAAGGCCCTGGACGCCGCGGACAAGAAGGTCAATCTCGAACTCAAGAAGCTCTTCGGATAG
- a CDS encoding carbohydrate ABC transporter permease: protein MATTTTRDATRPAPAKVSKTRPRRGMGGSTFNFWLFTGPFLIGLVIFVYIPIGWSAWLSFFEARYTVTPDKFVGFDNYKLMLTNGDFTKSLVTFTVFAAIIVPVTWALSLGLALMVHRLRFMKAFFRSVFFLPTACSFVAASLIWKMSIFSGVRFGMMNTVLGWFGVENIAWLANPNPPWYWLVIVTVRLWLQAGFYMILFLAALQNIPPELYEAAAIDGAKPGWQTFRYITLPQLRATSTAVILLLLVAAYQAFDEFFNLLSKTTWGRPPLVELYYTALGDDQDYGAGSAGAVILTLLICMVTMLQGRFLGFGRGDGSK, encoded by the coding sequence ATGGCGACCACCACGACTCGTGACGCCACGCGCCCCGCCCCGGCCAAGGTCTCCAAGACCAGGCCGCGGCGGGGCATGGGTGGCAGCACGTTCAACTTCTGGCTCTTCACCGGCCCGTTCCTCATAGGCCTGGTGATCTTCGTCTACATCCCCATCGGATGGAGCGCCTGGCTCAGCTTCTTCGAGGCGCGCTACACGGTCACGCCCGACAAGTTCGTCGGCTTCGACAACTACAAGTTGATGCTGACGAACGGCGACTTCACCAAGTCGCTCGTCACCTTCACCGTCTTCGCCGCGATCATCGTGCCGGTCACCTGGGCGCTGTCGCTCGGTCTGGCACTGATGGTGCACCGGCTGCGCTTCATGAAGGCGTTCTTCCGGTCCGTCTTCTTCCTGCCGACGGCGTGCAGCTTCGTCGCCGCCTCGCTGATCTGGAAGATGTCGATCTTCAGCGGCGTCCGCTTCGGCATGATGAACACCGTCCTCGGCTGGTTCGGGGTCGAGAACATCGCCTGGCTGGCCAACCCGAACCCGCCCTGGTACTGGCTGGTCATCGTGACCGTCCGACTGTGGCTCCAGGCCGGGTTCTACATGATCCTGTTCCTGGCGGCCCTGCAGAACATCCCGCCGGAGCTGTACGAGGCCGCCGCGATCGACGGCGCCAAGCCGGGCTGGCAGACCTTCCGGTACATCACGCTGCCCCAGCTGAGGGCCACCTCGACGGCGGTGATCCTGCTGCTGCTCGTGGCCGCGTACCAGGCGTTCGACGAGTTCTTCAACCTGCTGTCGAAGACGACCTGGGGCCGCCCGCCCCTCGTCGAGCTGTACTACACGGCCCTCGGCGACGACCAGGACTACGGCGCGGGCAGCGCGGGCGCGGTCATCCTGACCCTGCTGATCTGCATGGTGACCATGCTCCAGGGCCGGTTCCTGGGCTTCGGAAGGGGGGACGGCTCCAAGTGA
- a CDS encoding carbohydrate ABC transporter permease, translated as MLGSAGLYIATGICALLFLIPFYLIVRNALSTDAEITGENWKWFPTDIQWGNVTELFDDPTVPFAQSLWNSAIVGVLHTVGTLLVCSLAGYGLARIPYKYADKIFYAVLVTLMVPAAVTFVPSFVLVSSLGWVSSMQGLIVPGLFSGFTCFLFRQYFLGFPKELEEAARVDGLGYWGAYWRIVVPNSLNFFAAIATITFISGWNAFLWPLVIGQDQEAWTVQVALSSYMTNQTVNFHLIFMATAISILPLVLVFLFLQRWLVQGVAQTGIKG; from the coding sequence GTGCTCGGCTCCGCCGGTCTCTACATCGCCACCGGCATCTGCGCCCTGCTCTTCCTCATCCCGTTCTACCTGATCGTCCGCAACGCCCTGTCCACGGACGCCGAGATCACCGGCGAGAACTGGAAGTGGTTCCCGACCGACATCCAGTGGGGCAACGTCACCGAGCTGTTCGACGATCCGACGGTCCCGTTCGCCCAGTCCCTGTGGAACTCGGCGATCGTCGGTGTCCTGCACACCGTCGGCACCCTGCTGGTCTGCTCGCTCGCGGGCTACGGCCTCGCCCGCATCCCGTACAAGTACGCCGACAAGATCTTCTACGCGGTCCTGGTGACCCTGATGGTCCCGGCCGCCGTCACCTTCGTACCGAGCTTCGTGCTGGTCTCGTCGCTCGGCTGGGTGTCGAGTATGCAAGGTCTCATCGTTCCGGGGCTGTTCAGTGGTTTCACCTGCTTCCTGTTCCGGCAGTACTTCCTGGGGTTCCCCAAAGAACTGGAGGAGGCGGCGCGCGTGGACGGGCTCGGGTACTGGGGTGCGTACTGGCGCATCGTCGTGCCCAACTCGCTGAACTTCTTCGCCGCGATCGCGACGATCACCTTCATCAGCGGCTGGAACGCCTTCCTGTGGCCGCTGGTCATAGGCCAGGACCAGGAGGCGTGGACCGTACAGGTCGCGCTCTCCTCGTACATGACCAACCAGACCGTCAACTTCCACCTGATCTTCATGGCCACCGCCATCTCGATCCTGCCCCTGGTGCTCGTGTTCCTGTTCCTCCAGCGCTGGCTGGTGCAGGGGGTCGCGCAGACGGGTATCAAGGGCTGA
- a CDS encoding glycoside hydrolase family 2 TIM barrel-domain containing protein, which produces MSLRTTHSVDVDYVEDVSPGSGALPPRAWYASSDADSLSLNGSWRFRLSETADAEDESFAAEGFDAGDWPEVRVPGHWVLQGDGGFGAPIYTNHLYPFPVDPPRVPTENPTGDHLRVFDLPDDWPADGGAVLRFDGVESCARVWLNGTDIGEFKGSRLAHEFAVGHLLKESGNVLAVRVHQWSAGSYLEDQDQWWLPGIFRDVTLLHRPAGSALDFFVHASYDHLEGTGTLRVDSDVDGRVSVPELDIDVATGESVTVPVRPWTAEKPRLYDGTLVTEGERVPLRIGFRTVVLADGLIKVNGTAVLFKGVNRHEWHPETGRALDPETMREDVLLMKRHNINAVRTSHYPPHPAFLDLCDEYGLWVIDECDLETHGFTEQAWRDNPVDDDRWTPALLDRASRMVERDKNHPSIVIWSLGNEAGTGRGLTAMAEWIRGRDRSRLIHYEGDWNCRDTDMYSRMYADHAEVERIGRGLDGGPLKRRQLPFIQCEYGHAMGNGPGGLADYQRIFEAHDRIQGGFIWEWIDHGIKDERYGFAYGGDFGEELHDGNFVCDGLLFPDRRPSPGLHEYKKVIEPVRIEGDGANGTVRVTNAYDFSDLSHLEFEFSYQVDGFPTGAHTLTVPSLAPRESAEVKLPTAAPDGQGDEVEWTVRALLAEDTSWAGRCHEVAWAQQTVTPRGPRPAATGARPAAGGDRITLGPASFDARTGVLRTIGTTEVTGLRLDVWRATTDNDDGASWQDDVRPGVVWRELGLHRMQHRLDAVELADDALTVRTRVAPAAREVALRTVYRWTSDGTRLRLTVSVSPEGDWTVPLPRLGIRLGLPASFGENVTWFGSGGEAYPDTRAAAKTLLWDTTVEDLQTPYVRPQENGARADVRWAEVGYLRIEGDPEFWFTARRWTTEQLDAARHLTDLTPGDTVWVNLDHGQQGIGSQSCGPGVLPQYRLRVQPAEFSFVFSTVDD; this is translated from the coding sequence ATGTCCTTGCGCACCACCCATTCCGTCGACGTCGACTACGTCGAGGACGTCTCGCCCGGGAGCGGCGCGCTGCCGCCCCGGGCGTGGTACGCCTCCTCGGACGCCGATTCCCTTTCCCTGAACGGCAGTTGGCGATTCCGGCTCTCGGAGACGGCTGATGCCGAGGACGAATCGTTCGCCGCCGAGGGATTCGACGCCGGGGACTGGCCCGAGGTGCGGGTCCCCGGGCACTGGGTCCTCCAGGGTGACGGGGGCTTCGGGGCACCGATCTACACCAACCATCTCTATCCGTTCCCGGTGGATCCGCCGCGGGTGCCGACGGAGAACCCGACCGGCGACCATCTGCGGGTCTTCGACCTGCCGGACGACTGGCCGGCGGACGGTGGGGCCGTACTCCGTTTCGACGGGGTGGAGTCGTGTGCCCGGGTGTGGCTGAACGGGACGGACATCGGTGAGTTCAAGGGGTCCCGGCTGGCGCACGAGTTCGCGGTCGGGCACCTCCTGAAGGAGTCGGGGAACGTGCTCGCCGTCCGCGTCCACCAGTGGTCGGCGGGCTCGTACCTGGAGGACCAGGACCAGTGGTGGCTGCCCGGCATCTTCCGGGACGTCACGCTGCTGCACCGGCCGGCGGGCAGCGCGCTCGACTTCTTCGTGCACGCCTCGTACGACCATCTCGAAGGCACCGGGACCCTGCGCGTCGACTCCGATGTCGACGGGCGGGTCTCGGTGCCCGAACTCGACATCGATGTCGCTACCGGTGAGTCCGTGACCGTGCCGGTCCGGCCGTGGACCGCCGAGAAACCCCGGCTGTACGACGGGACGCTGGTCACCGAGGGCGAGCGGGTGCCGCTCAGGATCGGTTTCCGTACGGTCGTGCTGGCGGACGGCCTGATCAAGGTGAACGGCACGGCGGTCCTGTTCAAGGGCGTCAACCGGCACGAGTGGCATCCGGAGACGGGCCGCGCCCTCGATCCGGAGACCATGCGCGAGGACGTGCTGCTGATGAAGCGGCACAACATCAACGCCGTGCGCACCTCCCACTATCCGCCGCACCCGGCCTTCCTCGACCTGTGCGACGAGTACGGGCTGTGGGTCATCGACGAGTGCGACCTGGAGACCCACGGCTTCACCGAACAGGCCTGGCGGGACAACCCGGTGGACGACGACCGCTGGACGCCGGCCCTCCTGGACCGGGCGTCCCGCATGGTCGAGCGCGACAAGAACCACCCGTCGATCGTCATCTGGTCGCTCGGCAACGAGGCGGGCACCGGGCGCGGGCTGACCGCGATGGCCGAGTGGATCCGTGGCCGGGACCGCTCACGGCTCATCCACTACGAGGGCGACTGGAACTGCCGTGACACGGACATGTACTCGCGGATGTACGCGGACCACGCCGAGGTCGAACGGATCGGCAGGGGCCTGGACGGCGGCCCGCTGAAGCGGCGCCAACTGCCCTTCATCCAGTGCGAGTACGGGCACGCGATGGGCAACGGACCGGGCGGGCTCGCCGACTACCAGCGGATCTTCGAGGCGCACGACCGGATCCAGGGCGGCTTCATCTGGGAGTGGATCGACCACGGCATCAAGGACGAGCGGTACGGCTTCGCGTACGGCGGTGACTTCGGCGAGGAGCTGCACGACGGGAACTTCGTCTGCGACGGGCTGCTCTTCCCGGACCGCAGGCCCTCGCCCGGGCTCCACGAGTACAAGAAGGTCATCGAGCCGGTCCGGATCGAGGGCGACGGCGCGAACGGCACGGTACGGGTGACGAACGCGTACGACTTCTCCGACCTCTCGCACCTGGAGTTCGAGTTCTCGTACCAGGTGGACGGATTCCCCACGGGTGCGCACACGCTCACCGTGCCGTCGCTCGCGCCAAGGGAGTCGGCCGAGGTCAAGCTGCCCACGGCCGCGCCCGACGGTCAGGGCGACGAGGTCGAGTGGACGGTCCGCGCGCTGCTCGCCGAGGACACCTCTTGGGCGGGCCGCTGCCACGAGGTGGCATGGGCGCAGCAGACCGTCACGCCGCGCGGGCCCCGTCCGGCGGCCACCGGTGCGCGGCCCGCCGCCGGCGGCGACCGGATCACCCTCGGCCCGGCCTCCTTCGACGCCCGCACCGGGGTGCTGCGGACCATCGGCACGACGGAGGTCACCGGTCTGCGCCTGGACGTGTGGCGCGCCACCACCGACAACGACGACGGCGCGTCCTGGCAGGACGACGTCCGCCCCGGCGTGGTGTGGCGCGAGCTGGGCCTGCACCGTATGCAACACCGGTTGGACGCCGTGGAGTTGGCCGATGACGCGCTGACCGTACGGACCCGGGTGGCACCGGCCGCCCGGGAGGTGGCCCTGCGCACCGTGTACCGGTGGACGTCCGACGGGACACGACTGCGCCTGACCGTCTCGGTCTCTCCCGAGGGTGACTGGACGGTGCCGCTGCCCAGGCTCGGCATCCGGCTGGGTCTGCCGGCGTCGTTCGGGGAGAACGTGACGTGGTTCGGCAGTGGTGGCGAGGCGTACCCGGACACCAGGGCCGCGGCGAAGACGCTCCTGTGGGACACGACCGTCGAGGACCTGCAGACACCGTACGTGCGCCCGCAGGAGAACGGCGCCCGAGCCGACGTCCGCTGGGCCGAGGTCGGATACCTGCGGATCGAGGGCGACCCGGAGTTCTGGTTCACCGCACGGCGGTGGACGACCGAGCAGCTGGACGCGGCCCGGCATCTGACCGACCTCACTCCGGGCGACACGGTGTGGGTCAACCTCGACCACGGTCAGCAGGGCATCGGCTCGCAGTCGTGCGGTCCCGGCGTGCTGCCGCAGTACCGGCTGCGGGTTCAACCGGCTGAATTCTCCTTTGTGTTCTCGACGGTCGACGACTGA
- a CDS encoding ABC transporter ATP-binding protein: MIGSIEVRGLSRTFHTTVRRPGFMGAVRSLVNPERVAKDAVSDITFDVAPGELLALLGPNGAGKSTTIKMLTGILTPTSGEARVAGVVPYQERERNARNIGAVFGQRTQLWWDLPVRESFAILRDIYDVPEAEHRTRLREFDELLDLSSFWDTRVRHLSLGQRVRSDLAAALLHDPRVVFLDEPTIGMDVVVKEQVREFLRYQVEERGRTVLLTTHDMTEVERLAERVVLINHGRLVLDGTLDEIRRKFGSTWQVRVTLADPHTPVEALPGMVLVRHEGPQVVFGPDGPAAPAMHQALKQVIERYEVTDIALDEADLEDVMRAAYVQAGGE; this comes from the coding sequence GTGATCGGTTCCATCGAGGTCCGTGGCCTGTCCCGGACCTTCCACACCACCGTGCGCCGCCCCGGTTTCATGGGCGCCGTCAGGTCTCTCGTCAATCCGGAGCGGGTCGCCAAGGACGCCGTCTCCGACATCACCTTCGACGTCGCCCCCGGCGAACTCCTCGCCCTGCTCGGGCCGAACGGCGCGGGCAAGTCCACCACCATCAAGATGCTCACCGGCATCCTCACCCCCACGTCCGGCGAGGCCCGGGTCGCGGGCGTGGTCCCGTACCAGGAGCGCGAGCGCAACGCGCGCAACATCGGGGCCGTGTTCGGACAGCGCACCCAGCTGTGGTGGGACCTGCCGGTGCGGGAGTCCTTCGCGATCCTGCGCGACATCTACGACGTCCCCGAGGCCGAACACCGCACGAGACTGCGGGAGTTCGACGAACTGCTCGACCTGTCCTCCTTCTGGGACACCCGCGTACGGCATCTCTCGCTCGGCCAGCGCGTGCGCTCCGACCTGGCCGCGGCGCTGCTGCACGATCCACGGGTGGTGTTCCTCGACGAACCCACCATCGGCATGGACGTGGTGGTCAAGGAACAGGTCCGCGAGTTCCTCCGGTACCAGGTGGAGGAGCGCGGGCGGACGGTGCTGCTCACCACGCACGACATGACGGAGGTCGAGCGGCTCGCCGAGCGGGTCGTCCTGATCAACCACGGGCGGCTCGTCCTGGACGGCACGCTGGACGAGATCCGGCGCAAGTTCGGCTCGACCTGGCAGGTGCGGGTGACACTCGCCGACCCGCACACTCCCGTCGAGGCGCTGCCGGGGATGGTGCTGGTGCGCCATGAGGGCCCCCAGGTCGTCTTCGGACCCGACGGGCCCGCGGCCCCGGCCATGCACCAGGCGCTGAAGCAGGTCATCGAGCGGTACGAGGTGACCGACATCGCCCTGGACGAGGCCGACCTGGAGGACGTGATGCGTGCCGCGTACGTCCAGGCGGGGGGCGAGTGA
- a CDS encoding ABC-2 family transporter protein, with protein MTVLQGWRAARVTPLGELHTPPRMTAALLRLTVQVVLVASLWHGLYSATGTTAGLTEDQAVTYAVLAVLATRIRELDQYAGRDTVLQHMHFGTIIYWYLRPLPPQRYYALRALGEQLYGLVWVLAGYVICLAVGVVEPPKSAAVAGVFAVSAFLGQWVLYYVMLAIDQLCFWTLRNGAAMLILIFAQNLLSGVYAPLWFFPDWFITMSGFLPFQATLSVPLSLYVGRIELSDAGPQLAVQAAWVVALALLTRLLWRRAARRVISQGG; from the coding sequence GTGACCGTCCTCCAGGGCTGGCGGGCCGCCCGCGTCACCCCGCTCGGCGAACTCCACACCCCGCCGCGGATGACCGCCGCACTGCTCCGGCTCACCGTGCAGGTGGTACTGGTCGCCTCACTGTGGCACGGCCTGTACTCGGCCACCGGCACGACGGCCGGCCTGACCGAGGACCAGGCGGTCACGTATGCCGTACTGGCCGTACTGGCAACCCGAATACGGGAGTTGGACCAGTACGCGGGCCGGGACACCGTGCTCCAGCACATGCACTTCGGCACGATCATCTACTGGTATCTGCGCCCGCTCCCGCCCCAGCGCTACTACGCGCTGCGGGCCCTCGGCGAGCAGCTGTACGGGCTGGTGTGGGTGCTCGCCGGATACGTGATCTGTCTGGCCGTCGGAGTCGTGGAGCCGCCCAAGTCGGCTGCCGTGGCAGGGGTGTTCGCGGTCAGCGCGTTCCTGGGGCAGTGGGTCCTCTACTACGTGATGCTCGCCATCGACCAGCTCTGCTTCTGGACGCTCCGCAACGGCGCCGCGATGCTGATCCTGATCTTCGCGCAGAACCTGCTGTCCGGGGTGTACGCGCCGCTGTGGTTCTTCCCGGACTGGTTCATCACCATGAGCGGCTTCCTGCCGTTCCAGGCGACGCTGAGCGTGCCGCTGTCGCTGTACGTCGGCCGCATCGAACTGTCCGACGCGGGCCCGCAGTTGGCCGTACAGGCCGCCTGGGTGGTGGCCCTCGCCCTGCTCACCCGGCTGCTGTGGCGGCGGGCCGCCCGGCGCGTGATCTCGCAGGGAGGCTGA
- a CDS encoding ABC transporter permease, with amino-acid sequence MSTKALRVVWRITRLNFRAQLEYRSEFLMMIAIGAVWQVSVIVFATVLLTRFSGMGGWDSSDVLLIPATRMLAHGLFVLFLGRVHGLARHIQEGVIDTYLVRPMPVYRQLQLSYFPTNAIGDLTVAAGLMAGALSRSDLDWTAGRISYLILCVLGGMLLEAAMFTAVACASLRFPAADYWGRWLEELLGTFGSYPLNVLPKAVGGFLTFGLPLAFVAYFPAAVLTGHDTAVPYWLAAVSPLLGAAAYLGSRLLWRWSLRHYTGVNG; translated from the coding sequence ATGTCGACCAAGGCTCTCCGCGTCGTCTGGCGCATCACCCGGCTCAACTTCCGTGCCCAGCTGGAGTATCGCTCCGAGTTCCTGATGATGATCGCGATCGGTGCGGTCTGGCAGGTGTCGGTGATCGTATTCGCGACCGTGCTGCTCACCCGGTTCAGCGGGATGGGCGGCTGGGACAGCTCGGACGTCCTGCTGATCCCGGCGACACGGATGCTGGCGCACGGACTGTTCGTGCTGTTCCTGGGGCGGGTGCACGGTCTGGCCCGGCACATCCAGGAAGGGGTGATCGACACGTATCTGGTCCGCCCGATGCCCGTCTACCGCCAGCTCCAGCTCTCCTACTTCCCCACGAACGCGATCGGTGACCTGACCGTGGCGGCGGGGCTGATGGCGGGCGCCCTGAGCCGCAGCGACCTGGACTGGACGGCGGGCCGGATCTCGTATCTGATCCTCTGCGTCCTCGGCGGGATGCTCCTGGAGGCGGCCATGTTCACGGCGGTCGCCTGCGCCTCGCTGCGCTTCCCGGCCGCCGACTACTGGGGGCGCTGGCTGGAGGAGCTCCTCGGCACGTTCGGCAGCTATCCGCTGAACGTGCTGCCCAAGGCGGTGGGCGGCTTCCTCACGTTCGGCCTGCCGCTGGCGTTCGTCGCGTACTTCCCGGCCGCGGTACTGACCGGGCACGACACCGCTGTCCCGTACTGGCTGGCGGCGGTGTCGCCGCTGCTCGGGGCCGCGGCCTATCTGGGGTCGCGGCTGCTGTGGAGGTGGAGTCTTCGGCACTACACGGGGGTCAACGGATGA